The DNA segment CTCGGAGCGCAGCTCGAACAGGCTCAGCCGCAACTCGGTGATCACCCGGGTCACCTCGCCGCGCAGCGTGCGCAGCTCCTCGGCCGTCTCCTCGGCGCCCTCCGGCAGCGTGGCCTGCGCGTTGTCGATGCCGTAGCCGACCATCACCAGCTCCTGCGCGACCCCGTCGTGGATCTCGCGGGCCAGGCGCTGCCGCTCCTCGTTCGTCGCGAGCGAGCGGACGTCGTCGAAGAGCAGGGCGGCCTCGAGTCGCAGCGCGGCCGGTCCGGTCACCTCGGTCACCGCCTGGACCACCGCCGACGGATAGGCGCCCGCCGCGTCGGTTTCCAGGATCACCAATCCGATGGTACGAACACCGGCCACGAGCGGGACCACGAGCGAGGACGCCTCACCGCCGGAGTGGGTCCGGGCCTGCGACCGGTTGGCGACCTGCGGCTGCTGTGTGGCCCAGGCGTCGGCGATCGCCGAGTCGGCGTCGAGGGTGACCTCCCAGTCGACCCGCTCCGCGCCGCGCTGCGCCAGCACCACCAGCCGGCCGCCGCCACTCGCCGAGAGGACCGCCGTCCGGTGGCCGTGCGCGACCGCGTGCAACTCCTCCAGCAGGTGCTCGGAGATGCCGCCCGGGTCGAGCGTGGCGCCCGGCAGCGAACGGGCGACACTGCGCAGCTGGGTGAGCAGACGGGTGGCCTCGGCATAGGGCTGCGGGGTGGGCTCCGGCGGCTGCAGCAGCTGGCGCATCGTCTCGGCGGCGAACGTCACGATCGCGCCGAGCACCAGCCACTGGCCGCAGGCCGCGACATAACCCGGCTCGTCCCACGAACCGGAGGCGAAACCGCCGACGATCATCGTGACCGCGGCGACGCCGAGCAGCACCGGTCCCTCGGTCGAGCGACGATGCAGCGCCGCGGTCAGCAGCGGCACCGCCAGATAGGGCAGCACCGCCTCGGCGCCGAAACCGGCGTCGACCCGCCCGATCGTGTCAGCCGACGCCGCGATGAAACCGGCCGCCAGGCTCGTCACGATCACCTCGGCGAACCGGCCGGCCGGCGCCCAGAAGTGGTGCTTGTGGGCCACGAAGGCGGGCAGCGCGGCGACCGCCAGCAGGGCGATCCAGCCCAGCTGCCGTGGATCGTCGGTCGCGGTCAGGGTGAGCACGGCGACGAGCACGAGCATGACGACTCGCGCGAACGCTTCGGCCGGGCGCAGGCGCGCGGATCCGATGGCTTGGGCTGGCACGGAACGGATGGTATCGGGAGGGGCCGACATCGCCCATCCTCATCCGGGCCGGTCGTGGGCTCTGTCGTACTCAGCGAGTAGCCTCCCAGCATGGCCGACACCTCGACGCAGTCGATTCAGATCCATGCGCCGCTGGCTCGCGTGGCCGCAGTGATCTGCGATTTCCCGCGCTACCCGGAGTGGGCCGAGTCGATCAAAAAAGCCGAGGTGGTGGAGGAATACGAGGACGGGTACGCCGCCCAGGTGCGCTTCGGAATCGACGCGACCGTGCTGGTCGACGAATACACGCTGGAATATGCGTACGCCGACGACCTCTCCCGGATCGAATGGCACCTGGTCGCGCCGTCGAAGACGCAGCGTTCCCAGGACGGTTCCTACGACCTCGTCGAGGGTTCGGACGGCACCACCACGGTCACCTACTCACTGGCCGTGGACCTCGCGATCGGCATGCTGGGCATGTTCCGCCGCAAAGCCGAAAAAGTGATCATGGATACGGCGTTGAAGGAGCTCAAGCGCCGCGTCGAGAGCCTGCCGGCGGCCTGACCGGACGGCGAGGAGGAGGGCGAAATGGCCGGTTCAGCACGCGAAGAGGCCGAGCGGCTGGTCGCGACATTCCTCGCGAGGGCCGCTGCCTCCTCCAGCAGTGATCCTCTCCACCTGATCACCGACTCGATCGGCGGGCTGGCCGGGGCGTTGCATGCGTCCGGCGCCTGGTCTTCTTCCGGGTCTTCCTCCGCCGGGTCGCCCGGCTCTTGGTCCACCGGTAGTGCCGAGTGCTGCGTGTGCCCGATCTGCCGGGTGATCGCCGCCCTCCGCGACCCGAGTCCGGAGACCGCCGAGCGGCTGGCTACCAGCGCCGGCGAGATCGCCACCGGGGTGGCGGGGCTGATGCGCGCCTTCTCCTCCATCGCGGGGGAGAGGCCACGGCCCGCACCTGCTCCGCGATCTCCGGCCCAGCCGCCACCCGACTCGGACGGTGTGTGGGCGGCCGCCACCCACACGCCGGACGCCGCTCAGGCGGACGCGCGGTCGGCGAGTTCGCCTTCAAGCGCGGCTTCCCCCTCGGATGCGGCTCGCTCTTCCTCGCCTTCGCCCGATTCATCCCCTTCGCCGGACTCGTCGTTCTCGCCGGGCTCTTCTGCGTCGCCTGCTTCGTCCACCGCGCGGGGCTTTTCTGCGTCGCCTGCTTCATCCGCCACGCGGGGCTCTTCTGCGTCGCCTGCTTCGTCCACCGCGCGAGGCTCTTCTGCGTCGGCTGCTTCATCCGCCACAACGGGCCCTTCTGCCTCGGCTGCTTCGTCCACCACGCCCGGCTCTTCTGCCTCGCGTGCTTCTTCCACCTCGCGTGCTTCTTCCGCTGCGACTCGCACTCCTCCTTCGCCGGACAAATACGAAAAATCGGATTTGTCGGGGGATCCTTGGGCTGCGGCGACGGCGGAGAGTGCTCGTGAGGCGGCTCGCGAAGCTGCTGCGGCGGCCCGGGCTCGCGCGGCGGCGGCCGAGGAGGCTGTGGCTCGGGCCGTAGCCGCGGCCAAGGCCGCCCGTGATGAGGCCGCTCGTCGTCAGGCGGCTCAGGAAGAGGCTGCCGGGACAGCCGCTGCGGGAACCGGTTCGGCGCGGGCTTCTTCCTGGGCGGCGGCTTCCAGGGCGGACGATACGTGGGCTGCTGCTACCAAGGCTGACACGTGGCCCGCTGCTGCCAAGGCCGACACGTGGGCTACTGCTACCGAGGCCGATGCCACCAGGGCTGCTGCTACCGAGGCTGATGCCACGAAGGCTTCGGCTACCGCGGCTGATGCGCCTTCTCCCGTAGTCGTGGGTGGGAGTGCGGCTGGGGAAGCGGGGCCGGATTTCGGGACGTGGCTGACCCGGAGTGACGGGGCGTCGGACGATGGGGGCGGGCGGGCGGATGCCCGTACCGACGTCTGGGCCTCGGCGGTCGCGCAAGCGGAAGCCGCGGCAGAGGAGGAAGCGGGTGCTGAGGCCGCGGCCATCGCCCGGGATGCGGCTGGGGTGGAAGCGTCTTCCGGCGCCCGGGATGCGGCTGGGGTGGAGGCATCTTCCGACGCCCGGGATGCGGCTGGGGTGGAAGGCTCCTCCGGCGCCCGGGATGCGGGGGTGGGAACGTCCTCCGGCGTCCGGGATTCGGCGGGGGCGGAGGCCTCTTCCGAGGAGCCCGGACGGGCACCGTAGCGTGGATCATGTGCGAGGGCGCTGAGGCGCTCTGGGACCGCGAGGGCGCCGGTCCGGGCGATGGCGCCCGGCCAGGCGACGCGGTGTGAACTGTTTGCAGAGGGGACGGGCAGCGTGACGCTGACCATCGGAATCGACGTCGGCGGTACCAAGGTCGCCGGCGGCGTGGTCGACGAGCGGGGCAACGTGCTCGCCTCGAACCGCCGGCCGACGCCCGCGGAGGACCCGGCCGCCACCCGGGACACCATCGTCGAGGTCGCCGCCGAGCTGGCGGCTCAGTACCCGGACGCCACCGCGATCGGCATCGGCGCTGCCGCCTGGATCGACGCCGCCGGTTCGACGGTGCTGTTCGCGCCGAACCTGGCCTGGCGCGACGAGCCGCTGCGTGACTATGTGAGCAAGGCGACCGGCCTGCCGACGGTGCTGGAGAACGACGCGAACGTCGCGGGCTGGGCCGAGTTCCGGTTCGGGGTGGCGCAGCACGCCGACGACTCGATGGTGATGATCACGGTGGGCACCGGCATCGGTGGCGCCATCGTGGTCAACGGCAAGCTGTGGCGGGGTGCGAACGGCATCGCCGCCGAGCTCGGTCACATCCAGTCGGTGGCGGACGGCCACCCCTGTGGCTGCGGCCGGCTGGGCTGCCTGGAGCAGTACGCGTCCGGCAACGCCCTGGTCCGGTTCGCCCGGGCCGGCGCGCGGCAGGAGCCGGAGCGCGCGAAGCAGCTGCTGGAACTGGCCGGCGGCGACGCCCTGGCGATCAGCGGACGGCAGATCACCGAGGCGGCCCGGGCCGGTGACGGCGTGGCGATGGACGCGTTCGCGCAGGTGGGCTACTGGCTGGGTGTCGCCCTCGCCGACCTGGCGCAGAGCCTCGACCCGCAGATCATGGTGATCGGCGGTGGCGTGATCGACGCGGGTCCGCTTCTCATGGGGCCGGCCGAGCGGACGTACCGGGATCAGCTCGCGCAGCGTGACCGGTTCCCGGTGGCCGAGGTGCGGGCCGCCGAGATGGGCAACGCGGCAGGGGTCGTCGGCGCCGCCGACCTGGCCCGGCTGGGCTGACTCGCAGCGGCCGAGGAGAGTCGACGAAGGCTGAGGAGAAGGCATGCCGGGTGTCCCGCTGCGGGTGGTGAGCTACAACGTCCACGGTCTGCGGGACGACCGGCCGGCCCTGACCGCCCTGGTCCGGGAGCTGGCGCCGGACGTGCTGGTCGTTCAGGAGGCGCCGCGCCGGTTCCGCTGGCGGGAGAAGTGCGCGGCCCTGGCCGGCGAGTGCGGCCTGGTGGTGGCCGGGGGTGGCCTGCCGGCGCTGGGGAACCTGGTGCTGGTGAGCCTGCGGGTGAACGTCCACCGCACCTGGTCCCTGCGCTATCCGCTGACGCCGGGCCGGCACATGCGCGGGGCGGCCTTCGTGGAGGCGTCGGTGCTGGGTTCGGCGCGGTTCACGGTGACCGGTTCGCACCTGGCGACCGATCCGGCTGAGCGACCGACCCAGGCCGATCGCTGGAAATCCGAAATATCGGAAATGTCAGGGCCGCTGATCGTCGCCGCCGACTTCAACGAAGGCCCCGGCGGCAGCGCCTGGCGGATGATAGAAGACGGTTTATCCGGCAACGACAAGGATATCCAGACATTCCCGGCGACGCTCCCCTCCCGCCGCATCGACGCGATCTTCGTCAGCCCCGACGTAAGCATCGAAGCCTACGAGATCATCGACTCCGAACGAGCACGTCGAGCAAGTGATCATTTACCGGTCGTAACGGATCTTCGGCTCCCTTCCGTGTGAGCCCGGCCTCTGCGAGGATCGCCGGGTGCACGACACCCCCGACCCGGGCGACCGTGGCGACGCCGTCTGTGTCGTCGGCGCCGGCGCCAGCGGACTGGCCGCGATAAAGAACCTGCGTGAGCTGGGTTTCGCCGTCGACTGCTACGAGCGCGAGACGTCCGTCGGCGGCGCCTGGAACTGGCGCCACGACCGCAGCCCGATCTATGCCGGAACACATCTGATCTCCTCCCGGCCGCTGACCGAGTTCCCCGACTTCCCGATGCCGGACACCTGGCCCGACTACCCGCACCACAGTCAGGTCCTGGAATATTTGGAGCGGTACGCGAAGCACTTCGCGCTCACCGACGACATCTGGTTCGGCATGGAGGTCACTTCGGTGGCGCCGGCTGAGAACGGCAAGTGGGATGTGACGATCCGGTCCACCGGTGTCGGCGAGTCCTCGCGGGTGCAGCGCTATGCCGCGATCGTGGTCGCGAACGGGCACAACTGGTCGCCGATCACCCCGGAGATCCCCGGTGAGTTCACGGGTCAGGCCATGCACGCACGGGCGTACAAGGATCCGTCGAGGTTGCGTGGCCGCAAGGTCCTGGTGATCGGCGGCGGCAACACCGGCTGTGACATCGCGGTGGAGGCGGCGCAGCAGGCGACCCGGGTGTGGCATTCGACGCGCCGGGGTTACTGGTACGCGCCCAAGTACGTCTTCGGCCGTCCCGCCGACCAGGTGAACGACCGGCTGCTGCGGTGGGGTCTGCCGCTGCGGCTGCGCCAGTGGCTCTACCGGCGTACCGTCCGGCTCACCAGCGGCGACCTCACCCGCTTCGGCCTGCCCGAGCCGGATCACCGTCCGTTCGAGTCGCACCCGATCGTCAACAGCCAGCTCCCGTACTACCTGGGGCACGGCCGGATCGAGCCGGTGCCGGACGTGGAGCGCTACGACGGCGCGAAGGTGGTCCTCACCGACGGCACGACGATCGAGCCGGATCTGGTGATCACGGCGACCGGCTACCGGCCGCGCTTCGACTTCCTCGAGCCCGAGCTGCTCGACACCGACGGCAACGGCCGGCCCGACCTGCACCTGCACGCGTTCGCCCGGCGGCACCCGACCCTCGCGGTGATCGGCCTGCTGCAGCCGGACTCGGGCGTCTTCCCGCTCGCGCACTGGCAGAGCGTCGCGGTGGCCCGCTGGCTGCGGTTGCGCGCCGACGATCCGGAGCGTGCCGCCGCCGTGCAGCAGAAGGAGTCCACCCGTCCGCTCGACTCCTGGTCGCGGCGCCGGGTCCTGCCCACCCAGCGGCACTGGTTCGAGGTGGACCACGTCGACTACCTGAAGTCCGTCGAGAGTCTCTTGAAGCAGATGGATAAGACCTCAGCATGAGTACGTCGGAAGTCCTGCGTTTCCAGGATTGGACAGCACCTGTCGCGCCGGCCGATCGGGAGGTCGTCTCCCGGCTGCCGGAGGACGACAGCGGTCATCCGCCACTGCTCTTCGTGGCCGGCCCCGGCCGGACCGCCGCGATCTTCGCCGAGCACTGGCTCGGTCATGCCGCCGGCCGTGGTTTCGCCGCGCACGCGCTGTCTCCGCGACCCGGCGGCGACCTGCGGGCCTGCGTCCACGACGCGGTGCAGACGGCGGCCTCGCTGCCCCGGCAGGCCGTGCTGATCGGGCACGGCGCCGGGGCCCTGGTGGTGGCCCGTGCGCTGGGCCGCTATCCGGCGCGGGCCGCGGTGCTGGCCGCCCCGCGGCTGCGATCCCGGTTCGCGACCTTCGTGAAGCCGAGGCCGGAACTGCCCCGCCCGGTCGGCAGGCCGCCGGTCCTCGTCGCGGGCAGCCCGGACGACCGGGTGGTGAAGCGGGCGGCCCTCGATCGGGCGGCGGCTGTCTACGGTGAGGCGCCGCTGCTCTTCCCCGGTATGAGCCACGACCTGATGCTCGACGACGGATGGGCCGAACCCATCGACGCGATCCTGGACTGGTTGGCGAAGAACTCAGCGGTGCCAGGCCACTGAGCTTTCCCTCGTACGATCACCGGCAAGTCTGTCGGCAAGACTGCCCGTGTGATCTAAAGCGGTCAGATAGGCGCGGGCCCAGGCGAGGATGTCGTGCTCGGCCAGTTGCTCGCGCATCGCCGTCATCCGTGCGGCGAGGTCGGCCGGATCGGCGCACATGGCCCGCAGCAGCGTCTCCTTGAGGCCGTCGACGTCGTGCGGGTTCACCAGGAACGCCTGCGGGAGCTCGGCGGCGGCCCCGGCGAACTCGCTGAGCACGAGCGCGCCCGCGCCGTCCTCGCGGGCCGCCACGAACTCCTTGGCGACCAGGTTCATCCCGTCCCGCAGCGGGGTCACCACCATGACGTCGGCGGTCTGGTAGAGCGCCGCCAGCTGCGAGCGCGCGAACGGCTGGTTCAGGTAGTGGATGGCCGGCTCGCCGACCCGGCCGAACTCGCCGTTGATCCGGCCCACCTCGCCCTCGATCCGGTCCCGCAGGTCCGAGTAGCTCTCCACCCGCTCCCGGCTCGGCACCGCGACCTGGACCATCACGGTGTCGCGGACCTTCACGTACCCGTCCCGCAGCAGCTCGCTGTACGCCGTGAGCCGGTGCTCGATGCCCTTGGTGTAGTCGAGACGGTCCACGCTGAGCAGCACCCGCTTGGGCTCGCCCAGATCGTGCCGCAGCTGCCGGGCCTGGCTCACCACGTCCGGCCGGTTCGCCAGCGCCCGCATCTCGGCCACGTCGATGGAGACCGGGAACGCCCCGGTCCGCACGGTGCGCCCGTCCAGCTCGATCGCGTCGTCGGTGGCCCGGGCGCCGAGCAGCTTCTGGGCGAGCTGGGCGACGTTGTGGGCGGCCTGCTCCCGCTGGAAGCCGACCAGGTCGGCGCCGAGCATCCCGCGCAGCAGCTCGACCCGGCGGGGCAGTTGCATGAAGAGCTCGGGCGGCGGGAACGGCACGTGCATGAAGAACCCGATCAGCAGGTCGGGGCGCAGGTCCCGGAGCATCCCCGGCACCAGCTGCAGGTGGTAGTCCTGCACCCAGACCACGGCGCCCGGCTCGGCCACCTCGGCGGCGGCCTCCGCGAATCTCCGGTTGACCGCCCGGTAGGTCTCCCACCAGCCCCGGTCGAAGACCGGCTGCTGCACCGCGTCGTGGTAGAGCGGCCAGAGCGTCGAGTTGGCGAAGCCCTCGTAGTAGCCGCTCAGCTCCTCCGCGCCCAGCGACACGGGCCGTAGACGCAGGCCGCCGATGTCCGGCAGGTGCGGCGCCGGGCCGACCCCGCCGGCCCAGCCGACCCAGGTGGCCGGTGTCTGCTCCAAGATCGCGCGCAGAGCGCCGGCCAGACCTCCTGGGCTGCGGCGCCATTCGCACGCGCCGTCCGGGGCGGCGCTGTCATCCAGCGGCAGGCGGTTGGCTACGACGACGAGCGAGCTCTGGCGCATCACCGTAGGTTACCGGGCGAGCACCGATGTCCGTCTATGTGATCCAGGCCCTAGACGACGGCTCCGTCGTCGAACTCGTCGTCGTCATCGCCCGAACGCAGCCGCCAGACCAGCGTGACGGCGCCGCCGACGATCGCCGCGAAGCCGAAGAGCGTCACATAGGTGCTGTCCAGCGGCAGCAGGCGCGGGAAGAGGAAGAGCACGAAGCCGACCACCACGCCGAGCAGGCCGAACACGGCGTACTTGGAGATCTTGGGCATCGGGGGAGGGGGCGGCGGGATGTAGCGGTCGTCCTCGTCGTCGTCGGACTCCGGCAGGTCGGCGCCGAAGGTGTCGAGTCCGTAGAGGAGCGACTGGTCCTCGTCCTTCGGTGGGGGCTGCGGATCGGTACGCCGGCGGTTCAGCGGCCGCCCGTCCTCGCCGAGCGGGCGGGGAGGATCGACCGGGCCGACGCTCTCCGCCTCGGGCCAGGGCGTCCCGGCGCTGTCGTCGAGCGTGTGGAACCCGGCGATGATCTTGGCCCACTCGGCGTCCACCTCGGCCTGCGGGCGGGTGTCCGTCGGCGTGGGCGGGGACGGCGGCGTCGGAAGCGCTCCGCCGGTCACCTTCTGCAGGTGCTCGCGGGCGGTCTCCAGGCGCGTGCGATCCACGTAGAGTCGGTCGATCGGGCGTGCCGGCAGTGTCGTGGCACGCAGGATCGGGTTGAGGTCAGCCGTCGGCTGCAGGTACGCCGCGATGCCGCCGGCGGCCAGCACGTCGAGCAGATGCTCGCCCACCCGCGGATCCACGTCACCCGCCACGGCGTAGTCGGCCGCGTCGAGCCCGTTGTCGCGTCGCCCCCGACGGGCGCCACCCGTTGTCACCGATGCACCCCCTTGCCGACCGTGCCTTGAATGGTGACACGGCAGGCGCCTGTTGCGGGAGTGCGTTGTGGCGCGCCGCTCCCGCTTCGTACGCTTCTACATCGCCCCGGGACGCCGGTGGCATCCGCGGAAAGGACACCAGTGTTCTACTGGCTGCTGAAGTTGGTGGTCCTCGGACCGGTCCTGAGACTACTGTTCCGCCCCAAGGTGGAGGGGCTCGCGAACGTGCCCCGCTCCGGTCCGGTGATCCTGGCCTGTAATCATCTCTCGTTCTCGGACTCGATCTTCACCCCGCTGATCATGCGGCGGAAAGTGACCTTCGTCGCCAAAGCCGAATACTTCACCGGCAAGGGGATCAAGGGCTGGCTCTCCCGGATGTTCTTCGTCGGCGCGGGGACCATCCCGGTGGACCGTTCGGGTGGGGAAGCCGCCCAGGCGGCCCTCGACACCCTCCTGAGAGTCCTCAAGGAGGGCAATGTCGCCGGGATCTATCCCGAGGGCACCCGATCGCCCGACGGGCGTCTCTATCGCGGTAAGACCGGGGTCGCACGGCTCGCCCTGGAGAGCGGCGCGGTGGTGGTGCCGGTGGCGCTGCTGAACACCGACGAGATCCAGCCGACCGGAACGCTCGTCCCGGCCGTGAAGCGGGTCCGGATCCGGGTCGGCGAGCCGCTCGACTTCTCCCGGTACGCGCAGAGCCGCGGCGACCGCTTCGTCGAACGCGCGATCACCGACGAGATCATGTACGAGCTGATGGTGCTCTCCGGCCGGGAGTACGTCGACGTCTACGCCGCGAGCCTGAAGAACCCGGTCAGTTCATCCCCGCTCGCCGCTTGAGCGCCTGCACGTCGGTCACCACGATGCGGCGGCCCTCGGTGCGCAGCCAGCCCCGGTTCGCGAAGGAACCGATTGCCTGGTTGACGCTCTGCCGGGAGCCGCCGGCCATCTCGGCCAGCTGACTCTGGTTGAGTTCGATCGTGATCATCGGGGCCTGACTCTCGCCGGAGAGCCGGACCAGCGTCTTGGCGACCCGGCCGGGCAGGTCGAGGAAGACGTGATCGGCGTTCTGCTCGGTGAGCCGGCGGATCAGGCCGCCGACCGAGCGCATCACGGCGTCCAGGATGCGCGGGTTCGAGTGCACCAGGTCCATGAACGCGGCCCGGGACAGCGAGAGCGCCTGCGAGTCCTCGATCGCCTCGGCGGATGCGCTCCGGGTCGACGCGTCCAGCAGCGAGACCTCGCCGAGCACGTCGGGCGGGCGGACCACGGTGAGCACGGCGCGCTCGCCGGTCGGCGCGGTCCGGAAGACCGCGACGGCGCCGCGCTTCATGATGATCAGGGAGTCGCCGGGGTCGTGCTCCACGAAGAGAATCTGACCCTTGCGGTAATGACGCGGAACGGCCGTGGCGATGACGCGCTGCCGCACGTCCGGCTCCAGCCCCGCGAACATCTCCACACCGGTGAGCGCGTCGCCGGAATCCGGCAAGCGATGATCCACGGCGCTATCCCTCCCCCGGTGGGGACCGCGTCGTCGACCCGGAAGGCGCCGGCCCCACGACGCGAACGATCACTCTTAGCATGAAGCGTGCCCCGAACGCCATCTTGAGTCGGACATCGAAGCTCACTCCCGTACGATCATGTCGCTTCGGTAGCTTTCTGTAAACCTCCCATCGCCTTCTGTGATTGTCACCCCCGCTGTCCGTCGCTTTAGTCGCTTGTGCCGAGATAATCCCGCGGTGCCGGATGATGAGCTCCTTCGATCGACATTGCGGGAACAGTGGCATCTCATCCCATCGAAGATCACCGAACGGCCGAAGTCGGTGATGTCGCGCGGCTGGGATGTCACCGCCGCCACCGGCCGGTACGTCGCCCGGCTCGCCGAGAGCGGCGCCCGGCAGCCGATGGAGGCCGGGCTGGTGGCGGCCGAACACCTCCGGTTGCGCCGGATCGACGCGGGCGAGCCGATCCGCACGCTCGCCGGCGCCCTCACCGTGGACACCGCCGACGGCGCGCTGGCAGTGCAGCGCCGGCTTCCGGGTCGTCATCTGGACGGCCGGGATCCGGTGGATCAGCAGTGGTGGGGCGAGCGGCTGGGTGTCGTACACAAGGCTCTCCAAGGTTTTCGTCATGCCGGCCTGCGCCCGTGGCAGCTGCCCGACCCCGACGCGCCCCACCTCGACACCGAGCCCTGGCTGCGCGGCACGGTGACGGCGGCGGTGGCCGCGGCGACCCGGCTCACCGTGACCGATCGGCTCACCTACGGGACGCTGCACGGCGATCCGGGCGCCGACGTGTTCGTGCTGGATCCGGCGACCGGGCGGTCCGGAGTGCTGCACTACGGCGCCTGTGGCACCGGCCCGCTGGTCTACGACGTGGCGGCCGCCGTCGCCGACGCGGGCGGCCCGGAACACGCGGGCGAGCTGCTCGACGGCTATCTGGCCGCCGGTCCGGTCCGCCACGACGAGCTGGACGCCGCGCTGCCGGTGCTGCTGCGGCTGCGCTGGGCGGTGCAGGCCGAGCGGGCGGCCCGCCGGGGGTGTGCCAGAGCGCTCGCCATCGCCCGGGCAGCCCTGGAGTCGGAGTCCTGAAGGCCATGCGGGAGGATGGGCGGTGATGCCATACCGCTATTTCTACGACTGCGAGTTCATCGAGGACGGCCGGATCGTCGACCTCGTCTCGATCGGTGTCGTCGACGAGTTCGGTCGCGAGTTCTACGCGATCAGCACCGAGTTCGACGATTCCAAGGCCGTGCCCTGGGTGCGGCGCAACGTGCTCGACAAGCTGCCGTCCCCGGCCGACAAGGCGTGGCGCAGCCGGGAGCGGATCCGCGACGACCTCTACGAGTTCCTGATGGAGCCGCTCCGGGGCCGCTCCGAGCAGATGGAGCTCTGGGCGTGGTACGCGGCGTACGACCACGTGGCACTGGCCCAGCTGTGGGGCGCCATGCCGGCCCTGCCCCGGGAGATCCCGCGGTTCACCAAGGATCTGCGGCAGCGCTGGGACGACCAGGGCCGCCCGAAGCTGCCGGAGATGGCCGGCCGGCACGACGCGCTCGTCGACGCGCGGCACAACCTGGCGCGGTGGGAAGTCCT comes from the Actinoplanes sp. OR16 genome and includes:
- a CDS encoding phosphotransferase enzyme family protein, translating into MPDDELLRSTLREQWHLIPSKITERPKSVMSRGWDVTAATGRYVARLAESGARQPMEAGLVAAEHLRLRRIDAGEPIRTLAGALTVDTADGALAVQRRLPGRHLDGRDPVDQQWWGERLGVVHKALQGFRHAGLRPWQLPDPDAPHLDTEPWLRGTVTAAVAAATRLTVTDRLTYGTLHGDPGADVFVLDPATGRSGVLHYGACGTGPLVYDVAAAVADAGGPEHAGELLDGYLAAGPVRHDELDAALPVLLRLRWAVQAERAARRGCARALAIARAALESES
- a CDS encoding Crp/Fnr family transcriptional regulator, with product MDHRLPDSGDALTGVEMFAGLEPDVRQRVIATAVPRHYRKGQILFVEHDPGDSLIIMKRGAVAVFRTAPTGERAVLTVVRPPDVLGEVSLLDASTRSASAEAIEDSQALSLSRAAFMDLVHSNPRILDAVMRSVGGLIRRLTEQNADHVFLDLPGRVAKTLVRLSGESQAPMITIELNQSQLAEMAGGSRQSVNQAIGSFANRGWLRTEGRRIVVTDVQALKRRAGMN
- a CDS encoding polyadenylate-specific 3'-exoribonuclease AS, which translates into the protein MPYRYFYDCEFIEDGRIVDLVSIGVVDEFGREFYAISTEFDDSKAVPWVRRNVLDKLPSPADKAWRSRERIRDDLYEFLMEPLRGRSEQMELWAWYAAYDHVALAQLWGAMPALPREIPRFTKDLRQRWDDQGRPKLPEMAGRHDALVDARHNLARWEVLSGS